Proteins from one Panicum virgatum strain AP13 chromosome 7K, P.virgatum_v5, whole genome shotgun sequence genomic window:
- the LOC120640591 gene encoding hevamine-A-like, with amino-acid sequence MYPNTTVVQHQFKRTAAKQSSRSMMGKTMAAARLAMAAAACCLVLLSSSVGTAVAAGRTGRITVYWGQTASEGSLRKACESNLYSTVILSFLTRFGGGRYKLDLTGHSWSAVGPDVKYCQSKNILVLLAIGGGFGDYSLASKADAKVVADHIWDLYLGGRSKQARPFGDAVLDGVDFDIEHGGSKHYDDLARYLKGYSSKGKKKVWVTAAPQCPFPDRMLGQALRTGLFDRVHVQFYNNPVCSYRAGNVAAFTRAWRTWTGSLPRSSVYLGLPAAPRAAGSGYVPPATLVAKVLPIVQRSRNYGGIMLWSRYWDLQTGYSRAVKHAV; translated from the coding sequence ATGTACCCCAACACAACAGTAGTGCAACACCAATTCAAGCGCACAGCAGCAAAGCAAAGCTCTAGATCGATGATGGGTAAGACGATGGCAGCAGCTCGcctggccatggcggccgccgcctgctgcctgGTGCTCCTCTCGTCGTCGGTCGGCACCGCTGTGGCGGCGGGCAGGACCGGGCGGATCACGGTGTACTGGGGCCAGACGGCCAGCGAGGGCAGCCTCCGCAAGGCCTGCGAGAGCAACCTCTACTCCACCGTCATCCTCTCCTTCCTCACCCGTTTCGGCGGCGGGCGCTACAAGCTCGACCTCACCGGCCACTCCTGGAGCGCCGTGGGCCCCGACGTCAAGTACTGCCAGTCCAAGAAcatcctcgtcctcctcgccatcggcggcggcttcggcgaCTACTCCCTCGCCTCCAAGGCCGACGCCAAGGTCGTCGCCGACCACATCTGGGACCTCTACCTCGGCGGCCGCTCCAAGCAGGCCCGGCCGTTCGGCGACGCGGTGCTCGACGGCGTCGACTTCGACATCGAGCACGGGGGGTCCAAGCACTACGACGACCTCGCGAGGTACCTCAAGGGCTACAGCAgcaaggggaagaagaaggtgtGGGTCACGGCGGCGCCGCAGTGCCCGTTCCCGGACCGGATGCTGGGGCAGGCGCTCCGGACGGGGCTCTTCGACCGCGTGCACGTCCAGTTCTACAACAACCCCGTCTGCAGCTACCGCGCCGGCAACGTGGCGGCGTTCACCCGCGCGTGGAGGACGTGGACCGGGAGCCTGCCGCGGAGCTCGGTGTACCTGGGCCTTCCagcggcgccgcgcgccgccgggagcGGGTACGTGCCGCCGGCGACGCTGGTGGCCAAGGTGCTGCCGATCGTGCAGCGGTCGCGGAACTACGGCGGGATCATGCTGTGGAGCAGGTACTGGGACCTGCAGACCGGCTACAGCAGGGCCGTCAAGCACGCCGTCTGA